The Xylanibacillus composti genome segment TCGGGCTGTTCACAGCTGATGCCCGGCAGCTGCCGAACCCCTTCCACTACAGCCTCCCGCCGGTTGCGATAGTCTGCTTGCACGGCATGGATGCTGTCCTGCGGTCCGGTTAGCGCAGCGACAGCCGCCTGCTGCACCATCGTTGACGGATTGCTCGTCGTATGCGACTGCAGCACCGTCATAGCGCCAATGATGCGGCTCGGGCCGGCTGCCATACCGAGCCGCCATCCTGTCATGCCGTATCCCTTGGACAGCGAGTGAATGACAATCGTCCTCTCCTTCATGCCCTCCACTGCCGCTATGCTGCAGTGCCCTTCCGGCGTAAACTGGAACTCGGCATAAACCTCATCGCTAATCACCCACAAGTCGTGCCGCTTGCATACATCTGCGAGCCTGCTCAGCTCGGCAGCGCTGTACACCGCGCCGGACGGATTGTTCGGGCTGTTCAGGATGACCGCTTTCGTCCTCGCGGTAACTAGCGACTCCAGCTGCTCGGCGGTCAGCTTGTAGCCGGTCGCCGCGTCAGTCTGCACCATGATCGGCTCGCCGCCAGCGAACTTCACTTGTTCCGGAAAGGAAACCCAGTAAGGCATCGGGATGATGACTTGATCTCCTTCACAGCATAAAACATTAACGGCATTAAATAGAGCGTGCTTGCCTCCGACCGTCGCCATCACCTCGTCCGGTTCATAGACAACGCGGGTGCTTTCCCTCAGCTTCTGCGCAATCGCCCGCTTTAACGGCATGATCCCGCCCGTTGCCGTGTACTTGGAAAAATTGTGTTCAATCGCTCCTATAGCCGCCTGTTTCACATGCGAGGGAGCGGAGAAGTCCGGCTCCCCCAAACCTAGCAATAGCAAAGTTTCCCCCTCGGCCAGCATAGCTTCTACCTGCTGCTCCAGCTGTGCGGTCGCCGAGGGCGTCACACGGTCAATCCAGGCAGCCAGGCTTTTCGTTGCCTGACTCATTTCCCCATCACCTGCGTTCTATTTGTATGGTTATTCCGCCGCTTGCAGGACGTAATCGTTCGTCCACAGCTCTCCGTCAGCCGAAGACGGCAGCTCTTCCAGCTCGAGAATGCCAAGCTCCTTGTTCAATTCCAGATAATGCTGGACGAAATCCTCGGTCATCAGCCCGTCTGTCGGCAGCGCCGGAATCATGTCCGCCATGCCGGCTTCAATCGATTCGTCGGCCATTTCCTCAAAGTATGCTTTCAGATGCACGGTAGCTTCCTCCGGCTGATTCTTGATGAATTCAGATGCTTCCAGCAGCGCCTTGACAAAGCGGGAGGCTACCTCCGGATTCGCTTCCGCCCACGCTTTTCTGACCGTGATGCCTTGGTAAGGATAGTTCGCCAGCTCCGGCACTTCTCCGGCGGAGGACTTGATCAGCACCGTACCGTAGCCTTCCAGCTCCGGCTGATTTGGAGAAGGCGGCGTCAGCATGAACCCGTCAATCTGGCCGGATTTCAATGCGGCCATCAAGTTGCCGGCGTTGCTGAGCGCGATAATTTCCACATCTTTCGGGTCATATCCGCCTTGATCCAGAAGGAAGCGCGTATAAATGTCTGTCGGCGCGTTCGGTCCGGTAATGCCGATCCTCATCTTGCCGAGTGCTTCCAGCTTGGCCTCCAGCGGATCATCCTTGCCCACGCCGAGACGTTCGAGCGACTCGTTGCTTGCTACAAAATTCATGCTCATGTGCTGCGAAGTAGGGAAGATATGCAGGAGATTGCGATTCTGCGAATTGGCTACCGCTATGGAAGTCAGATCGCCTGTAGCGATATCTGTCTCATTGGCGATCAGCATCTGGGTTTGCAGGGAACCGCGATCCGTGTAGATCATGTCCACCTCGATATTTTGCTTTTCAAAAAATCCGCCCTGCTCTGCGACAAAGACAACCATCGTGTGGAAGGCCGGAAAATAGGCAAATCGGACTTTGTCCGGCTCGGCGGCAACCTCCTGGGCGCCTTCTCCAGATGGATCATTGCCTGAAGCCGACGTCCCAGGCGACGGACTTCCGCCTGATGATCCGCAGGCCGCTGCGGCCAGCATGGCGAGAATAAGAACGAGCGCTACGGAAACTTTTTTTCTTGTCAGCATGGTATCGTCTCCCTTGTGTCTATTTGGTGTATGAATCAACCGCGGTTACATGCCGGAAGCGGAATGCTCGCGGGACTGACCTCGCGCAAATTTTCTCTCCAGATAGTCTACGCCCGCATTCATAAGCA includes the following:
- a CDS encoding pyridoxal phosphate-dependent aminotransferase, giving the protein MSQATKSLAAWIDRVTPSATAQLEQQVEAMLAEGETLLLLGLGEPDFSAPSHVKQAAIGAIEHNFSKYTATGGIMPLKRAIAQKLRESTRVVYEPDEVMATVGGKHALFNAVNVLCCEGDQVIIPMPYWVSFPEQVKFAGGEPIMVQTDAATGYKLTAEQLESLVTARTKAVILNSPNNPSGAVYSAAELSRLADVCKRHDLWVISDEVYAEFQFTPEGHCSIAAVEGMKERTIVIHSLSKGYGMTGWRLGMAAGPSRIIGAMTVLQSHTTSNPSTMVQQAAVAALTGPQDSIHAVQADYRNRREAVVEGVRQLPGISCEQPDGAFYVWADIGAWIGKQLGGRRIAGADEFCAAVLEDCRIVLMPGSAFGSSRHVRISFSASPAAIEEGLTRLKDWLTRHVQHR
- a CDS encoding ABC transporter substrate-binding protein, translating into MLTRKKVSVALVLILAMLAAAACGSSGGSPSPGTSASGNDPSGEGAQEVAAEPDKVRFAYFPAFHTMVVFVAEQGGFFEKQNIEVDMIYTDRGSLQTQMLIANETDIATGDLTSIAVANSQNRNLLHIFPTSQHMSMNFVASNESLERLGVGKDDPLEAKLEALGKMRIGITGPNAPTDIYTRFLLDQGGYDPKDVEIIALSNAGNLMAALKSGQIDGFMLTPPSPNQPELEGYGTVLIKSSAGEVPELANYPYQGITVRKAWAEANPEVASRFVKALLEASEFIKNQPEEATVHLKAYFEEMADESIEAGMADMIPALPTDGLMTEDFVQHYLELNKELGILELEELPSSADGELWTNDYVLQAAE